In a genomic window of Curtobacterium sp. MCBD17_035:
- a CDS encoding DUF6226 family protein: MDLADVLKRVEASYRGSASWTDPHVDREVEDAEYSRVTDPDRYRIVGARASAWERALVDLGLAAAEQARLPDWPYGPRGVFAIRLRPRVADALELLVVHGSMESVSDTVIGIGIGIPPVMVAMEPDCGCDACDSGSADLLDVVDQAFVDVVSGEILYAEGDGWTLIDTHERSQYTGGINAAAIAASVRRGDPVGIRALIGRAWLSAADQ; encoded by the coding sequence ATGGACCTTGCCGACGTTCTCAAGAGAGTTGAGGCGTCTTACCGCGGCAGTGCGTCGTGGACCGACCCCCATGTTGACCGCGAGGTCGAGGATGCCGAGTACTCGCGGGTCACCGATCCGGACCGCTACCGGATCGTGGGAGCCAGGGCGAGTGCGTGGGAGCGAGCCCTCGTGGACCTGGGCCTCGCCGCCGCTGAGCAGGCACGGCTTCCCGATTGGCCGTACGGCCCGAGGGGCGTCTTCGCGATTCGCCTCCGCCCACGCGTCGCCGACGCGTTGGAACTCCTCGTGGTGCACGGGTCGATGGAGTCAGTGTCCGACACGGTGATCGGCATCGGGATCGGAATCCCACCCGTGATGGTGGCCATGGAGCCCGACTGTGGGTGCGACGCATGCGACTCCGGCTCGGCCGATCTCCTCGACGTGGTCGACCAGGCGTTCGTCGACGTGGTCTCTGGCGAGATCCTCTACGCCGAAGGCGACGGTTGGACGCTCATCGACACTCATGAGCGTTCTCAGTACACCGGCGGCATCAACGCTGCAGCGATCGCCGCTTCGGTCCGGCGTGGTGACCCAGTCGGCATTCGTGCCTTGATCGGTCGGGCTTGGCTCTCTGCAGCGGACCAGTAG